Proteins found in one Sorghum bicolor cultivar BTx623 chromosome 1, Sorghum_bicolor_NCBIv3, whole genome shotgun sequence genomic segment:
- the LOC8056785 gene encoding protein QUIRKY gives MVAEGARRRVVVEVCNARNLMPKDGQGTACAYAVVDFDGQRRRTATRPRDLNPQWGERLEFLVHDPDAMASETLELNLYNDKKAIAAAGSGRRGGTFLGKVKVASASFAKAGDEALVYYPLEKRSVFSQIKGEIGLKIWFVDDPPPPPPPAAAEEKGAEAAAADKKEEAAAPAADGKDDKDKASDAAAAAPAAEEKKPEAALAEEKKTAEAKAEEKKPESAEKKDDKGGKKKSPEKGKKDGDKPKEEGKAKEEDKKDAAAAPPPSPSKLPPPPSPSKKDLAIAGVAGDLEIRPQSAAEKSMAASGASASYDLVDRVPYLFVRLLKAKRHGGGDGQPLYAQLSLGTHAVRTRAATAAGEWDLVFAFHKDSLTDTSLEVTVHEEAKKPAKEGDPVPPDANLGFVSFDLQEVPKRSPPDSALAPQWYTLDGHGSEDGAAVCDVMLAVWVGTQVDEAFQEAWQSDSGGYLVHTRSKAYLSPKLWYLRLSVIQAQDLRLPSPPDAKAKQCGPIFPELYVKAQLGAQVFKTGRVPLGSAAAGTANPSWNEDLLFVAAEPFDPFLTVVVEDVFSGQTVGQARVPLSTVHRRSDDRVEPPSRWLNLCGDEARPYAGRVHVRVCLEGGYHVLDEAANVASDVRAASKQLSKPPVGMLEVGVRGAANLVPMKIAKDGASGSTDAYVVLKYGPKWARTRTILDQFNPRWNEQYAWDVFDPCTVLTIAVFDNARYKAAGDDPGKVPRDTRIGKLRIRLSTLDTNRVYANTFALTAVHPVGVRKMGELELAIRFTCPSWLTLMQAYGSPLLPRMHYVKPLGAAQQDVLRHTAMRIVSGRLARSEPPLGPEVVQYLLDTDTHSWSMRRSKANWFRVVGCLSHVATAVRWAHRVRTWAHPPTTVLVHALLVAVVLCPEMILPTVCLYLFLVLLWRYRARPRQPTGMDPRLSHVDSVSPDELDEEFDGLPSARPADVVRMRYDRLRAVAGRAQTLLGDVAAQGERVEALLSWRDPRATAVFAVVCLLAALVLYAVPFKVLLLGMGFYYLRHPRFRGDMPSAGFNFFRRLPSLSDRVL, from the coding sequence ATGGTGGCGGagggcgcgcggcggcgggtggtggtggaggtgtgCAACGCGCGGAATCTGATGCCCAAGGACGGGCAGGGCACGGCGTGCGCCTACGCCGTCGTCGACTTCGACGGCCAGCGCCGGCGCACCGCCACGCGCCCGCGGGACCTCAACCCGCAGTGGGGGGAGCGCCTCGAGTTCCTCGTCCACGACCCGGACGCCATGGCCTCCGAGACGCTCGAGCTCAACCTCTACAACGACAAGAAggccatcgccgccgccggcagcgGACGCCGCGGGGGCACTTTCCTCGGCAAGGTCAAGGTGGCCAGCGCGTCCTTCGCTAAGGCCGGGGACGAGGCGCTCGTCTACTACCCGCTCGAGAAGCGGAGCGTCTTCTCGCAGATCAAGGGGGAGATCGGGCTCAAGATCTGGTTCGTCGATgacccgcctccgcctccgccgccggctGCGGCGGAAGAGAAGGGCGCCGAAGCGGCAGCGGCGGACAAGAAGGAAGAGGCGGCCGCGCCGGCGGCCGACGGGAAGGATGACAAGGATAAGGCTTcagatgccgccgccgccgcaccggCGGCTGAGGAGAAGAAGCCGGAGGCGGCGCTAGCCGAGGAGAAGAAGACAGCGGAGGCTAAAGCAGAGGAGAAGAAACCCGAGTCCGCGGAGAAGAAGGACGACAAGGGCGGCAAGAAGAAGTCGCCggagaaggggaagaaggaCGGTGATAAGCCTAAGGAGGAAGGCAAGGCTAAGGAGGAAGACAAGAAGGACGCGGCGGCCGCGCCGCCACCCTCTCCATCcaagctgccgccgccgccttcgccGTCCAAGAAGGACCTGGCGATCGCCGGGGTGGCCGGCGACCTGGAGATCCGGCCCCAGAGCGCCGCCGAGAAGAGCATGGCCGCGTCGGGCGCCAGCGCGTCGTACGACCTGGTGGATCGCGTGCCGTACCTGTTCGTCCGCCTCCTCAAGGCCAAGCGCCACGGAGGCGGCGACGGCCAGCCACTGTACGCGCAGCTGTCCCTCGGCACCCACGCCGTGCGCACGCGCGCCGCCACTGCCGCCGGCGAGTGGGACCTGGTGTTCGCCTTCCACAAGGACAGCCTCACAGACACCTCGCTCGAGGTCACCGTCCACGAGGAGGCCAAGAAGCCGGCCAAGGAGGGGGACCCCGTTCCGCCGGACGCCAACCTGGGCTTCGTCTCCTTCGACCTCCAGGAGGTCCCGAAGCGGTCGCCTCCGGACAGCGCGCTAGCGCCGCAATGGTATACCCTCGACGGCCACGGCTCCGAGGACGGCGCCGCGGTCTGCGACGTCATGCTCGCCGTGTGGGTCGGCACGCAGGTCGACGAGGCGTTCCAGGAGGCGTGGCAGTCGGACTCCGGCGGGTATCTCGTGCACACCCGCTCCAAGGCCTACCTCTCCCCGAAGCTCTGGTACCTCCGCCTCAGCGTCATCCAGGCGCAGGACCTGCGTTTGCCGTCCCCGCCGGACGCCAAGGCGAAGCAGTGCGGCCCCATCTTCCCGGAGCTCTACGTCAAGGCGCAGCTCGGCGCCCAGGTGTTCAAGACCGGCCGCGTCCCGCTCGGCAGCGCGGCGGCCGGGACGGCCAACCCAAGCTGGAACGAGGACCTGCTGTTCGTCGCCGCGGAGCCGTTCGACCCCTTCCTGACCGTTGTCGTGGAAGACGTGTTCTCCGGGCAGACGGTGGGCCAAGCGCGCGTGCCCCTGTCCACGGTGCACAGGCGATCCGACGACCGGGTGGAGCCACCGTCCCGGTGGCTGAACCTGTGCGGCGACGAGGCCCGGCCGTACGCCGGGCGGGTGCACGTGCGCGTGTGCCTGGAGGGCGGGTACCACGTGCTGGACGAGGCGGCGAACGTGGCGAGCGACGTCCGCGCGGCGTCGAAGCAGCTGTCGAAGCCGCCGGTGGGGATGCTGGAGGTGGGCGTCCGCGGCGCCGCCAACCTGGTGCCGATGAAGATCGCCAAGGACGGCGCGAGCGGGTCGACGGACGCGTACGTGGTGCTCAAGTACGGGCCCAAGTGGGCGCGCACCCGCACCATCCTGGACCAGTTCAACCCGCGGTGGAACGAGCAGTACGCGTGGGACGTGTTCGACCCCTGCACCGTGCTCACCATCGCCGTCTTCGACAACGCCCGGTACAAGGCCGCCGGCGATGACCCCGGGAAGGTGCCCAGGGACACCCGCATCGGGAAGCTCCGCATCCGGCTGTCCACGCTGGACACCAACCGGGTGTACGCCAACACCTTCGCGCTGACGGCGGTGCACCCGGTGGGCGTGCGCAAGATGGGGGAGCTGGAGCTGGCGATCCGCTTCACCTGCCCGTCGTGGCTGACGCTGATGCAGGCGTACGGCAGCCCGCTGCTGCCCCGGATGCACTACGTGAAGCCGCTGGGCGCCGCGCAGCAGGACGTGCTGCGCCACACGGCGATGCGCATCGTGTCGGGGCGGCTGGCGCGGTCGGAGCCGCCGCTGGGGCCGGAGGTGGTGCAGTACCTGCTGGACACGGACACGCACTCGTGGAGCATGCGGCGGAGCAAGGCCAACTGGTTCCGCGTCGTCGGGTGCCTGTCCCACGTGGCGACGGCGGTGCGGTGGGCGCACCGGGTCCGGACCTGGGCGCACCCGCCGACGACCGTGCTGGTGCACGCGCTGCTGGTGGCCGTGGTGCTGTGCCCGGAGATGATCCTGCCCACCGTGTGCCTGTACCTGTTCCTGGTGCTGCTGTGGCGGTACCGCGCGCGGCCGCGGCAGCCGACGGGGATGGACCCGCGGCTGTCGCACGTGGACAGCGTGAGCCCCGACGAGCTGGACGAGGAGTTCGACGGCCTCCCCTCGGCGCGCCCCGCCGACGTGGTGCGGATGCGGTACGACCGGCTGCGCGCCGTGGCCGGGCGCGCGCAGACGCTGCTGGGCGACGTGGCGGCGCAGGGGGAGCGCGTGGAGGCGCTGCTGTCGTGGCGGGACCCGCGCGCGACGGCGGTGTTCGCGGTGGTGTGCCTGCTGGCGGCGCTGGTGCTGTACGCGGTGCCCTTCAAGGTGCTGCTGCTGGGGATGGGGTTCTACTACCTCCGCCACCCCAGGTTCCGGGGCGACATGCCCTCCgccggcttcaacttcttccgcCGCCTGCCGTCGCTCTCCGACCGGGTCCTCTAG
- the LOC8056786 gene encoding pentatricopeptide repeat-containing protein At2g41080: MASTALKKLATGPHDARREEIIRLCSTGRVKEALHGRFREYLWSEPGLFSHIFRACRALPLLRQLHAFAATSGAAADRFTANHLLLGYADLGDFPAARALFDRIPKRNVMSWNILIGGYIKNGDLETARKLFDEMPARNVATWNAMIAGLTDSGLNEESLGFFLAMRREGMQPDEFGLGSLFRCCSGLRDVVSGRQVHAYVVRSGLDRDMCVGSSLAHMYMRCGFLREGEAALQALPLLNTVSCNTIIAGRTQNGDSEGALEYFCMMRGAGVEANAVTFVSAISSCSDLAALAQGQQVHAQVIRAGVDEVVPVMTSLVHMYSRCGCLGDSERVCLGYSGTDLVLCSAMISAYGFHGHGQKAVSLFKQMIAGGAEPNEVTFLTLLYACSHSGLKDEGMSCFELMTNTYGLKPSVKHYTCIVDLLGRSGCLNEAEDLILSMPVQPDGVIWKTLLSACKIQKNFDMAERIAERVIELDPHDSASYVLLSNIRATCSRWEDVRKVRKTMREQNVRKEPGVSWVELKGQIHQFCTGDKSHSRQREIDECLEEMMTKIKQCGYAPDMSTVFHDMEDEEKEVSLAHHSEKLALAFAFLSLPEGVPIRVMKNLRVCDDCHVAIKLMSKVTGREIVVRDVSRFHHFKDGKCSCGDYW, from the coding sequence ATGGCAAGTACAGCGCTGAAGAAGCTCGCCACCGGACCGCATGACGCCAGAAGAGAGGAGATCATCCGCCTCTGCTCCACTGGCCGCGTCAAGGAGGCTCTCCACGGCCGGTTCCGCGAGTACCTGTGGTCAGAGCCTGGCCTCTTCTCCCACATCTTCCGGGCGTGCCGCGCCCTCCCGCTCCTCCGCCAGCTCCACGCCTTCGCCGCCAcgtccggcgccgccgccgaccgGTTCACGGCGAACCACCTCCTCCTCGGCTACGCCGACCTGGGCGACTTCCCCGCCGCGCGCGCTCTGTTCGACAGAATCCCTAAGCGGAACGTCATGTCCTGGAACATTCTCATCGGCGGGTACATCAAGAACGGTGACCTGGAGACTGCGCGGAAGCTGTTCGACGAAATGCCCGCGAGGAACGTGGCTACGTGGAATGCCATGATCGCTGGACTCACCGACTCAGGACTCAATGAGGAGAGCCTGGGGTTCTTCCTTGCCATGCGGAGGGAGGGAATGCAGCCTGATGAGTTTGGTCTTGGGAGCTTGTTTCGGTGCTGTTCCGGGCTCAGGGACGTTGTGTCTGGGCGGCAGGTCCACGCGTATGTTGTGCGGTCTGGACTGGACAGGGACATGTGCGTTGGGAGCTCCTTGGCACACATGTATATGCGGTGTGGTTTTCTCCGAGAAGGGGAGGCTGCTCTCCAAGCATTGCCTCTGCTCAACACTGTGTCGTGCAATACCATAATCGCTGGAAGAACACAGAATGGAGACTCAGAGGGAGCACTAGAGTATTTCTGCATGATGAGAGGTGCTGGTGTGGAAGCAAATGCAGTCACGTTTGTCAGCGCCATTAGTTCTTGCTCGGACTTGGCAGCCCTTGCGCAAGGTCAGCAGGTTCATGCACAGGTTATCAGAGCTGGAGTTGACGAGGTTGTGCCAGTCATGACTTCTCTTGTGCATATGTACTCTCGATGCGGGTGCTTAGGTGACTCAGAAAGGGTTTGCCTTGGGTACAGTGGTACAGATCTTGTCCTTTGCAGTGCGATGATCTCAGCTTATGGATTCCATGGGCATGGACAGAAGGCAGTTAGTCTGTTCAAACAGATGATAGCTGGAGGGGCAGAACCCAATGAGGTTACTTTCTTGACCTTGCTATATGCATGCAGCCATAGTGGTCTTAAAGATGAAGGCATGAGTTGTTTTGAGCTTATGACTAATACTTATGGACTAAAGCCAAGTGTTAAGCACTACACTTGTATTGTGGATCTTCTTGGACGTTCAGGTTGCCTAAATGAGGCGGAAGACCTTATCCTGTCAATGCCTGTGCAACCTGATGGGGTCATATGGAAGACACTACTGTCTGCATGTAAGATTCAGAAAAATTTCGACATGGCCGAGAGGATAGCAGAACGTGTCATTGAATTGGACCCTCATGATTCTGCATCTTATGTTCTTCTATCAAATATTCGAGCTACCTGCAGCAGATGGGAGGATGTTAGAAAGGTAAGAAAAACCATGAGGGAACAGAACGTGAGGAAAGAGCCTGGAGTTAGCTGGGTGGAGCTTAAGGGCCAGATTCACCAATTCTGCACCGGAGATAAATCCCATTCAAGGCAAAGGGAGATTGATGAATGCTTGGAAGAAATGATGACCAAAATCAAGCAATGCGGGTATGCACCGGACATGAGCACGGTTTTCCATGACATGGAGGATGAGGAGAAAGAAGTTAGTTTGGCTCACCACAGTGAGAAGTTGGCTTTAGCATTTGCTTTTCTGAGCTTACCTGAAGGAGTTCCTATTCGGGTTATGAAGAATCTACGTGTATGTGATGATTGCCATGTAGCTATTAAGTTGATGTCTAAAGTGACTGGAAGGGAGATTGTGGTCCGAGATGTAAGCCGCTTTCACCATTTCAAAGATGGAAAATGCTCTTGTGGAGATTATTGGTGA
- the LOC8057221 gene encoding protein PNS1 — MARQGGAGGEITAAFSGGGGIAGTSTARTTPVASPYQAAVEIEEQIYSPAFGNIEVQDSRGCCSGFTGRVTKLLFIFHLLAFIALTAFLGVQASSHQNPAYKPFSNFIPLVSSVIVSTIAACFWVILAVTNPPKAIKTSLWAAPVSALACDVVILLVGNTAALGIGALVVVFAIAAGLYSCWATGPRLKHASDMLSVSVIGAHLPPTTSCLVVYVLLATFGYMAFWTVAISCIAAAEGHFMNYRMAYVAALLVSMAWTMQVLRYIVYVAVAKLAHGRLIYGIRIPGGAVDALCDTIFGPAFGDICMGAMAVPVNSAVRGFARAMKTATGGNDEFIFSGQGCCFTVSEKMLGRANRWGFVHVGARGKAFCVASRDVWSLFVLRGVAELVDSDLTGSFCFLSSVTSGALASLVSGSWALAMDKDQKKLALPISIYAFLVGYYMCRMMIAWPQACVAAYHVAYAENPQNPQLGTLIPEHLHELEAMAADQDRPRVIHSSDDIDNS; from the exons ATGGCGAGGcagggcggcgccggcggcgagaTCACGGCGGCTTTCTCAGGCGGCGGTGGCATTGCCGGGACTTCCACGGCCCGCACGACGCCGGTGGCGAGCCCGTACCAG GCGGCGGTTGAAATTGAAGAGCAAATTTATTCTCCAGCATTTGGCAACATTGAGGTCCAGGATAGTCGTGGTTGCTGCAGTGGTTTCACAGGCAGAGTAACAAAGTTGCTGTTCATCTTTCATCTGCTTGCTTTCATTGCCCTCACAGCATTCCTAGGCGTCCAGGCCTCTTCCCACCAGAACCCTGCCTACAAGCCCTTCTCCAACTTCATTCCTCTGGTATCCTCTGTCATAGTATCCACAATTGCTGCCTGCTTCTGGGTTATCCTTGCTGTCACAAACCCTCCAAAAGCCATCAAGACCTCTCTCTGGGCTGCCCCTGTTTCTGCACTTGCTTGTGATGTAGTCATACTTCTAGTTGGTAATACTGCTGCACTTGGTATAGGAGCGCTCGTAGTTGTATTTGCAATCGCAGCAGGATTATACAGTTGTTGGGCCACTGGTCCACGTCTTAAGCATGCCTCTGATATGCTTTCTGTTTCTGTCATCGGAGCACATTTACCGCCTACTACTTCATGCCTTGTTGTCTATGTCCTTCTTGCAACGTTTGGGTATATGGCCTTCTGGACAGTTGCCATCAGCTGCATTGCTGCTGCAGAAGGGCACTTCATGAACTACCGGATGGCTTATGTGGCAGCACTTCTAGTGAGCATGGCATGGACCATGCAGGTACTGCGCTACATTGTCTATGTGGCAGTGGCAAAACTGGCACATGGACGTCTCATCTATGGGATTCGCATCCCGGGTGGTGCTGTGGATGCATTGTGTGACACGATATTTGGACCAGCCTTTGGGGACATATGCATGGGTGCAATGGCTGTGCCGGTGAACTCAGCAGTGCggggatttgctcgagcaatgaaaacggcaactGGGGGCAATGACGAGTTCATTTTCTCAGGACAGGGCTGCTGCTTTACTGTATCAGAGAAGATGCTGGGACGTGCTAACCGTTGGGGTTTTGTGCACGTGGGGGCGCGGGGGAAAGCATTCTGTGTGGCTTCGCGGGATGTGTGGTCACTTTTTGTTCTCCGTGGTGTAGCAGAGCTTGTTGATTCAGACCTCACTGGTTCATTCTGCTTCCTTTCTTCGGTTACATCAGGCGCATTGGCCTCACTGGTTTCTGGATCATGGGCACTAGCCATGGATAAAGATCAGAAGAAACTAGCTTTGCCCATATCCATCTATGCATTCCTAGTCGGTTATTATATG TGCCGGATGATGATCGCGTGGCCACAAGCATGTGTGGCTGCATACCATGTCGCGTATGCAGAGAACCCGCAGAACCCTCAGCTGGGCACGCTGATACCAGAACATCTGCACGAGCTCGAAGCAATGGCGGCAGATCAAGATCGTCCCAGAGTTATCCATTCTTCTGACGACATCGACAATTCATAG
- the LOC8057220 gene encoding nicotianamine synthase 3, with amino-acid sequence MVVMGKEEEKHHQQQQLKEEEVQEEARVVVEPDMTADEEALVQKISGLAAAIAKLPSLSPSPEVNALFTALVTACIPRSTVDVERLGPELQAMRAGLIRLCADAEALLEAHYSDLLAGFDNPLDHLTLFPYFSNYLLLSELEHGLLARHVPGPPPARVAFVGSGPLPLSSLVLAARHLPAAAFDNYDICGDANDRARRLVRADAALAARMAFRTSDVADVTRDLAGYDVVFLAALVGMAAEEKARVVEHLGRHMAPGAALVVRSAHGARGFLYPVVDPEEIRRGGFDVLAVHHPEGEVINSVIIARKPVPPVDAHAVAVAAAGVGHAHAHAHGAVLSRPCLCCEMEARAHQKMEEVAVEQLPS; translated from the coding sequence ATGGTCGTCATGGGCAAGGAGGAGGAGAagcaccaccagcagcagcagctgaagGAGGAGGAGGTCCAAGAAGAAGCACGAGTCGTCGTCGAGCCGGACATGACGGCGGACGAGGAGGCGCTGGTGCAGAAGATCTCCGGCCTGGCCGCGGCCATCGCGAAGCTGCCGTCGCTGAGCCCGTCGCCGGAGGTGAACGCGCTCTTCACCGCCCTCGTGACGGCGTGCATCCCGCGCAGCACGGTGGACGTGGAGCGCCTGGGCCCTGAGCTGCAGGCCATGCGCGCGGGGCTCATCCGCCTCTGCGCCGACGCCGAGGCACTGCTGGAGGCGCACTACTCCGACCTGCTGGCGGGCTTCGACAACCCGCTGGACCACCTCACGCTCTTCCCCTACTTCAGCAACTACCTGCTGCTGAGCGAGCTGGAGCACGGCCTGCTGGCGCGCCACGTCCCGGGACCGCCGCCGGCGCGCGTCGCCTTCGTCGGCTCCGGCCCGCTCCCGCTCAGCTCCCTCGTGCTCGCGGCGCGCCACCTCCCGGCCGCGGCCTTCGACAACTACGACATCTGCGGGGACGCCAACGACCGCGCGCGCCGCCTCGTGCGCGCCGACGCGGCGCTCGCCGCGCGCATGGCGTTCCGCACCTCCGACGTGGCCGACGTCACCAGGGACCTGGCCGGGTACGACGTCGTCTTCCTGGCGGCGCTCGTGGGCATGGCCGCCGAGGAGAAGGCCCGCGTGGTGGAGCACCTCGGGAGGCACATGGCGCCCGGCGCCGCGCTGGTGGTGCGGAGCGCGCACGGCGCGCGCGGCTTCCTGTACCCCGTCGTGGACCCCGAGGAGATCCGCCGCGGCGGCTTCGACGTGCTCGCCGTGCACCACCCGGAAGGGGAGGTGATCAACTCCGTCATCATCGCGCGCAAGCCTGTCCCGCCCGTCGACGCgcacgccgtcgccgtcgccgccgccggggtGGGGCACGCGCACGCGCACGCGCACGGCGCCGTGCTCAGCCGGCCCTGCCTCTGCTGCGAGATGGAGGCCCGGGCGCACCagaagatggaggaggtggCCGTGGAGCAGCTGCCGTCCTAG